A single Pan troglodytes isolate AG18354 chromosome 19, NHGRI_mPanTro3-v2.0_pri, whole genome shotgun sequence DNA region contains:
- the METTL23 gene encoding histone-arginine methyltransferase METTL23 isoform X1 — MLGRSRRLRHRPAPPLPSPPALPLCPSLPVAPAARCQFCACESLSPCSGLSSLAARQGYHQIWAFPFLPSGATATWPAASRSRSLAARSLPRSPARPGPNDAPLGEHDFRGQGVRAQRFRFSEEPGPGADGAVLEVHVPQVLHLQYGMYVWPCAVVLAQYLWFHRRSLPGKAILEIGAGVSLPGILAAKCGAQVILSDSSELPHCLEVCRQSCQMNNLPHLQVVGLTWGHVSWDLLALPPQDIILASDVFFEPEDFEDILATIYFLMHKNPKVQLWSTYQVRSADWSLEALLYKWDMKCVHIPLESFDADKEDIAESTLPGRHTVEMLVISFAKDSL, encoded by the exons ATGTTGGGAAGGTCACGTCGGCTGCGTcaccgccccgccccgcccctcccctcccctcccgcgCTGCCGCTGTGCCCATCACTTCCGGTCGCGCCAGCCGCCCGTTGCCAGTTCTGCGCGTGTGAGTCTCTTTCGCCTTGCTCCGGGCTTTCTTCCCTCGCAGCGCGGCAGGGTTATCACCAGATCTGGGCTTTCCCCTTCTTGCCGTCAGGTGCTACGGCCACGTGGCCCGCGGCTTCCCGCTCGCGCAGTCTGGCAGCCCGGAGCCTTCCGCGGTCCCCCGCCCGACCGGGGCCCAACGACGCCCCACTGGGCGAGCACGATTTCCGAGGACAGGGGGTCCGGGCCCAGCGCTTTCGATTCTCGGAGGAGCCGGGCCCGGGGGCCGACGGGGCTGTCCTGGAGGTCCACGTCCCGCAG GTCCTGCATCTCCAGTATGGAATGTATGTTTGGCCCTGTGCTGTGGTCCTGGCCCAGTACCTTTGGTTTCACAGAAGATCTCTGCCAGGCAAGGCCATCTTAGAG ATTGGAGCTGGAGTGAGCCTTCCAGGAATTTTGGCTGCCAAATGTGGTGCACAAGTAATACTGTCAGACAGCTCAGAACTGCCTCACTGTCTGGAAGTCTGTCGGCAAAGCTGCCAAATGAATAACCTGCCACATCTGCAGGTGGTAGGACTAACATGGGGTCATGTATCTTGGGATCTTCTGGCTCTACCACCACAAGATATTATCCTTGCATCTGATGTGTTCTTTGAACCAGAAG attttgaagacattttggcTACAATATATTTTTTGATGCACAAGAACCCCAAGGTCCAATTGTGGTCTACTTATCAAGTTAGGAG tgctgacTGGTCACTTGAAGCTTTACTCTACAAATGGGATATGAAATGTGTCCACATTCCTCTTGAGTCTTTTGATGCAGACAAAGAAGATATAGCAGAATCTACCCTTCCAGGAAGACATACAGTTGAAATGCTGGTCATTTCCTTTGCAAAGGACAGTCTCTGA
- the METTL23 gene encoding histone-arginine methyltransferase METTL23 isoform X3, with the protein MLGRSRRLRHRPAPPLPSPPALPLCPSLPVAPAARCQFCACESLSPCSGLSSLAARQGYHQIWAFPFLPSGATATWPAASRSRSLAARSLPRSPARPGPNDAPLGEHDFRGQGVRAQRFRFSEEPGPGADGAVLEVHVPQIGAGVSLPGILAAKCGAQVILSDSSELPHCLEVCRQSCQMNNLPHLQVVGLTWGHVSWDLLALPPQDIILASDVFFEPEDFEDILATIYFLMHKNPKVQLWSTYQVRSADWSLEALLYKWDMKCVHIPLESFDADKEDIAESTLPGRHTVEMLVISFAKDSL; encoded by the exons ATGTTGGGAAGGTCACGTCGGCTGCGTcaccgccccgccccgcccctcccctcccctcccgcgCTGCCGCTGTGCCCATCACTTCCGGTCGCGCCAGCCGCCCGTTGCCAGTTCTGCGCGTGTGAGTCTCTTTCGCCTTGCTCCGGGCTTTCTTCCCTCGCAGCGCGGCAGGGTTATCACCAGATCTGGGCTTTCCCCTTCTTGCCGTCAGGTGCTACGGCCACGTGGCCCGCGGCTTCCCGCTCGCGCAGTCTGGCAGCCCGGAGCCTTCCGCGGTCCCCCGCCCGACCGGGGCCCAACGACGCCCCACTGGGCGAGCACGATTTCCGAGGACAGGGGGTCCGGGCCCAGCGCTTTCGATTCTCGGAGGAGCCGGGCCCGGGGGCCGACGGGGCTGTCCTGGAGGTCCACGTCCCGCAG ATTGGAGCTGGAGTGAGCCTTCCAGGAATTTTGGCTGCCAAATGTGGTGCACAAGTAATACTGTCAGACAGCTCAGAACTGCCTCACTGTCTGGAAGTCTGTCGGCAAAGCTGCCAAATGAATAACCTGCCACATCTGCAGGTGGTAGGACTAACATGGGGTCATGTATCTTGGGATCTTCTGGCTCTACCACCACAAGATATTATCCTTGCATCTGATGTGTTCTTTGAACCAGAAG attttgaagacattttggcTACAATATATTTTTTGATGCACAAGAACCCCAAGGTCCAATTGTGGTCTACTTATCAAGTTAGGAG tgctgacTGGTCACTTGAAGCTTTACTCTACAAATGGGATATGAAATGTGTCCACATTCCTCTTGAGTCTTTTGATGCAGACAAAGAAGATATAGCAGAATCTACCCTTCCAGGAAGACATACAGTTGAAATGCTGGTCATTTCCTTTGCAAAGGACAGTCTCTGA
- the METTL23 gene encoding histone-arginine methyltransferase METTL23 isoform X2 produces the protein MLGRSRRLRHRPAPPLPSPPALPLCPSLPVAPAARCQFCACATATWPAASRSRSLAARSLPRSPARPGPNDAPLGEHDFRGQGVRAQRFRFSEEPGPGADGAVLEVHVPQVLHLQYGMYVWPCAVVLAQYLWFHRRSLPGKAILEIGAGVSLPGILAAKCGAQVILSDSSELPHCLEVCRQSCQMNNLPHLQVVGLTWGHVSWDLLALPPQDIILASDVFFEPEDFEDILATIYFLMHKNPKVQLWSTYQVRSADWSLEALLYKWDMKCVHIPLESFDADKEDIAESTLPGRHTVEMLVISFAKDSL, from the exons ATGTTGGGAAGGTCACGTCGGCTGCGTcaccgccccgccccgcccctcccctcccctcccgcgCTGCCGCTGTGCCCATCACTTCCGGTCGCGCCAGCCGCCCGTTGCCAGTTCTGCGCGT GTGCTACGGCCACGTGGCCCGCGGCTTCCCGCTCGCGCAGTCTGGCAGCCCGGAGCCTTCCGCGGTCCCCCGCCCGACCGGGGCCCAACGACGCCCCACTGGGCGAGCACGATTTCCGAGGACAGGGGGTCCGGGCCCAGCGCTTTCGATTCTCGGAGGAGCCGGGCCCGGGGGCCGACGGGGCTGTCCTGGAGGTCCACGTCCCGCAG GTCCTGCATCTCCAGTATGGAATGTATGTTTGGCCCTGTGCTGTGGTCCTGGCCCAGTACCTTTGGTTTCACAGAAGATCTCTGCCAGGCAAGGCCATCTTAGAG ATTGGAGCTGGAGTGAGCCTTCCAGGAATTTTGGCTGCCAAATGTGGTGCACAAGTAATACTGTCAGACAGCTCAGAACTGCCTCACTGTCTGGAAGTCTGTCGGCAAAGCTGCCAAATGAATAACCTGCCACATCTGCAGGTGGTAGGACTAACATGGGGTCATGTATCTTGGGATCTTCTGGCTCTACCACCACAAGATATTATCCTTGCATCTGATGTGTTCTTTGAACCAGAAG attttgaagacattttggcTACAATATATTTTTTGATGCACAAGAACCCCAAGGTCCAATTGTGGTCTACTTATCAAGTTAGGAG tgctgacTGGTCACTTGAAGCTTTACTCTACAAATGGGATATGAAATGTGTCCACATTCCTCTTGAGTCTTTTGATGCAGACAAAGAAGATATAGCAGAATCTACCCTTCCAGGAAGACATACAGTTGAAATGCTGGTCATTTCCTTTGCAAAGGACAGTCTCTGA
- the METTL23 gene encoding histone-arginine methyltransferase METTL23 isoform X6: protein MECMFGPVLWSWPSTFGFTEDLCQIGAGVSLPGILAAKCGAQVILSDSSELPHCLEVCRQSCQMNNLPHLQVVGLTWGHVSWDLLALPPQDIILASDVFFEPEDFEDILATIYFLMHKNPKVQLWSTYQVRSADWSLEALLYKWDMKCVHIPLESFDADKEDIAESTLPGRHTVEMLVISFAKDSL, encoded by the exons ATGGAATGTATGTTTGGCCCTGTGCTGTGGTCCTGGCCCAGTACCTTTGGTTTCACAGAAGATCTCTGCCAG ATTGGAGCTGGAGTGAGCCTTCCAGGAATTTTGGCTGCCAAATGTGGTGCACAAGTAATACTGTCAGACAGCTCAGAACTGCCTCACTGTCTGGAAGTCTGTCGGCAAAGCTGCCAAATGAATAACCTGCCACATCTGCAGGTGGTAGGACTAACATGGGGTCATGTATCTTGGGATCTTCTGGCTCTACCACCACAAGATATTATCCTTGCATCTGATGTGTTCTTTGAACCAGAAG attttgaagacattttggcTACAATATATTTTTTGATGCACAAGAACCCCAAGGTCCAATTGTGGTCTACTTATCAAGTTAGGAG tgctgacTGGTCACTTGAAGCTTTACTCTACAAATGGGATATGAAATGTGTCCACATTCCTCTTGAGTCTTTTGATGCAGACAAAGAAGATATAGCAGAATCTACCCTTCCAGGAAGACATACAGTTGAAATGCTGGTCATTTCCTTTGCAAAGGACAGTCTCTGA
- the METTL23 gene encoding histone-arginine methyltransferase METTL23 isoform X5: MYVWPCAVVLAQYLWFHRRSLPGKAILEIGAGVSLPGILAAKCGAQVILSDSSELPHCLEVCRQSCQMNNLPHLQVVGLTWGHVSWDLLALPPQDIILASDVFFEPEDFEDILATIYFLMHKNPKVQLWSTYQVRSADWSLEALLYKWDMKCVHIPLESFDADKEDIAESTLPGRHTVEMLVISFAKDSL, translated from the exons ATGTATGTTTGGCCCTGTGCTGTGGTCCTGGCCCAGTACCTTTGGTTTCACAGAAGATCTCTGCCAGGCAAGGCCATCTTAGAG ATTGGAGCTGGAGTGAGCCTTCCAGGAATTTTGGCTGCCAAATGTGGTGCACAAGTAATACTGTCAGACAGCTCAGAACTGCCTCACTGTCTGGAAGTCTGTCGGCAAAGCTGCCAAATGAATAACCTGCCACATCTGCAGGTGGTAGGACTAACATGGGGTCATGTATCTTGGGATCTTCTGGCTCTACCACCACAAGATATTATCCTTGCATCTGATGTGTTCTTTGAACCAGAAG attttgaagacattttggcTACAATATATTTTTTGATGCACAAGAACCCCAAGGTCCAATTGTGGTCTACTTATCAAGTTAGGAG tgctgacTGGTCACTTGAAGCTTTACTCTACAAATGGGATATGAAATGTGTCCACATTCCTCTTGAGTCTTTTGATGCAGACAAAGAAGATATAGCAGAATCTACCCTTCCAGGAAGACATACAGTTGAAATGCTGGTCATTTCCTTTGCAAAGGACAGTCTCTGA
- the METTL23 gene encoding histone-arginine methyltransferase METTL23 isoform X4 has product MNNLPHLQVVGLTWGHVSWDLLALPPQDIILASDVFFEPEDFEDILATIYFLMHKNPKVQLWSTYQVRSADWSLEALLYKWDMKCVHIPLESFDADKEDIAESTLPGRHTVEMLVISFAKDSL; this is encoded by the exons ATGAATAACCTGCCACATCTGCAGGTGGTAGGACTAACATGGGGTCATGTATCTTGGGATCTTCTGGCTCTACCACCACAAGATATTATCCTTGCATCTGATGTGTTCTTTGAACCAGAAG attttgaagacattttggcTACAATATATTTTTTGATGCACAAGAACCCCAAGGTCCAATTGTGGTCTACTTATCAAGTTAGGAG tgctgacTGGTCACTTGAAGCTTTACTCTACAAATGGGATATGAAATGTGTCCACATTCCTCTTGAGTCTTTTGATGCAGACAAAGAAGATATAGCAGAATCTACCCTTCCAGGAAGACATACAGTTGAAATGCTGGTCATTTCCTTTGCAAAGGACAGTCTCTGA
- the SRSF2 gene encoding serine/arginine-rich splicing factor 2 (The RefSeq protein has 2 substitutions compared to this genomic sequence), whose protein sequence is MSYGRPPPDVEGMTSLKVDNLTYRTSPDTLRRVFEKYGRVGDVYIPRDRYTKESRGFAFVRFHDKRDAEDAMDAMDGAVLDGRELRVQMARYGRPPDSHHSRRGPPPRRYGGGGYGRRSRSPRRRRRSRSRSRSRSRSRSRSRYSRSKSRSRTRSRSRSTSKSRSARRSKSKSSSVSRSRSRSRSRSRSRSPPPVSKREPKSRSRSKSPPESPEEEGAVSS, encoded by the exons ATGAGCTACGGCCGCCCCCCTCCCGATGTGGAGGGTATGACCTCCCTCAAGGTGGACAACCTGACCTACCGCACCTCGCCCGACACGCTGAGGCGCGTCTTCGAGAAGTACGGGCGCGTCGGCGACGTGTACATCCCGCGGGACCGCTACACCAAGGAGTCCCGCGGCTTCGCCTTCGTTCGCTTTCACGACAAGCGCGACGCTGAGGACGCTATGGATGCCATGGACGGGGCCGTGCTGGACGGCCGCGAGCTGCGGGTGCAAATGGCGCGCTACGGCCGCCCCCCGGACTCACACCACAGCCGCCGGGGACCGCCACCCCGCAGGTACGGGGGCGGTGGCTACGGACGCCGGAGCCGCAG CCCTAGGCGGCGTCGCCGCAGCCGATCCCGGAGTCGGAGCCGTTCCAGGTCTCGCAGCCGATCTCGCTACAGCCGCTCGAAGTCTCGGTCCCGCACTCGTTCTCGATCTCGGTCGACCTCCAAGTCCAGATCCGCGCGAAGATCCAAGTCCAAGTCCTCGTCGGTCTCCAGATCTCGTTCGCGGTCCAGGTCCCGGTCTCGGTCCAGGAGTCCTCCCCCAGTGTCCAAGAGGGAATCCAAATCCAGGTCGCGATCGAAGAGTCCCCCCAAGTCTCCTGAAGAGGAAGGAGCGGTGTCCTCTTAA